From a region of the Hippopotamus amphibius kiboko isolate mHipAmp2 chromosome 3, mHipAmp2.hap2, whole genome shotgun sequence genome:
- the TMEM216 gene encoding transmembrane protein 216 isoform X2, giving the protein MLFLYLGIEVIRLFFGTKGNLCQRKMPLGISVALTFPSAMMASYYLLLQTYVLRLEAIMNSILLFFCGSELLLEVLTLAAFSSMDRL; this is encoded by the exons ATGCTCTTCCTTTATCTCGGAATTGAAGTAATTCGACTATTTTTTG GTACAAAGGGAAACCTCTGCCAACGAAAGATGCCACTTGGTATTAGTGTGGCCTTGACCTTCCCATCTGCCATGATGGCCTCCTATTACCTGCTGCTGCAGACCTACGTGCTCCGCCTGGAAGCCATCATGAACAGCATCTTGCTCTTCTTCTGTGGCTCAGAGCTGCTGCTTGAGGTGCTCACCCTGGCCGCTTTCTCCAG TATGGACAGGCTTTGA
- the CPSF7 gene encoding cleavage and polyadenylation specificity factor subunit 7 isoform X1 has protein sequence MSEGVDLIDIYADEEFNQDPEFNNTDQIDLYDDVLTATSQPSDDRSSSTEPPPPVRQEPSPKPNNKTPAILYTYSGLRNRRAAVYVGSFSWWTTDQQLIQVIRSIGVYDVVELKFAENRANGQSKGYAEVVVASENSVHKLLELLPGKVLNGEKVDVRPATRQNLSQFEAQARKRECVRVPRGGIPPRAHSRDSSDSADGRATPSENLVPSSARVDKPPSVLPYFNRPPSALPLMGLPPPPIPPPPPLSSSFGVPPPPPGIHYQHLMPPPPRLPPHLAVPPPGAIPPALHLNPAFFPPPNATVGPPPDSYMKASAPYNHHGSRDSGPPPSTVSEAEFEEIMKRNRAISSSAISKAVSGASAGDYSDAIETLLTAIAVIKQSRVANDERCRVLISSLKDCLHGIEAKSYSVGASGSSSRKRHRSRERSPSRSRESSRRHRDLLHNEDRHDDYFQERNREHERHRDRERDRHH, from the exons ATGTCAGAAGGAGTGGACTTGATAGATATATACGCTGACGAGGAGTTCAATCAG GACCCAGAGTTCAACAATACAGATCAGATTGACCTGTATGATGACGTGTTGACAGCCACCTCACAGCCCTCAGATGACAGAAGCAGCAGCACTGAGCCACCTCCTCCTGTTCGCCAGGAGCCATCTCCCAAGCCCAATAACAAGACCCCTGCAATTCTGTACACCTACAGTGGCCTGCGTAATAGGCGAGCTGCTGTCTATGTGGGCAGTTTCTCCTGG TGGACCACAGACCAGCAGCTGATCCAGGTTATTCGCTCTATAGGAGTCTATGATGTGGTGGAGTTGAAATTTGCAGAGAATCGAGCAAATGGCCAATCCAAAGG gtaTGCTGAGGTGGTGGTAGCCTCTGAAAACTCTGTCCACAAATTGTTGGAACTTCTGCCAGGAAAAGTTCTTAATGGAGAAAAAGTAGATGTGAGGCCGGCCACCCGCCAGAACCTGTCACAGTTTGAGGCACAGGCTCGGAAACGTGAGTGCGTCCGAGTCCCAAGAGGGG GAATACCTCCACGGGCCCACTCCCGAGATTCTAGCGATTCTGCTGATGGACGGGCCACACCCTCTGAGAACCTTGTACCCTCATCTGCCCGTGTGGATAAGCCCCCCAGTGTGCTGCCCTACTTCAATCGCCCTCCTTCAGCCCTTCCCCTGATgggtctgcccccacccccaattccacccccaccacctctcTCCTCAAGCTTTGgggtccctcctcctcctcctggcatCCACTACCAGCATCTCATGCCCCCTCCTCCTCGATTACCTCCTCATCTGGCTGTACCTCCCCCTGGGGCCATCCCACCTGCCCTACACCTCAATCCAGCCTTCTTCCCCCCACCAAATGCCACAGTGGGGCCTCCACCAGATTCTTACATGAAAGCCTCGGCACCCTACAACCACCATGGCAG CCGAGATTCGGGCCCTCCGCCCTCTACAGTGAGTGAAGCAGAATTTGAAGAGATCATGAAGCGGAACAGAGCAATTTCCAGCAGTGCCATTTCCAAAGCCGTATCTGGAGCCAGTGCAG GGGATTATAGTGACGCGATTGAGACGCTGCTCACAGCCATTGCTGTTATCAAACAGTCCCGGGTCGCCAATGATGAACGTTGCCGTGTCCTCATCTCCTCTCTTAAGGACTGTCTTCATGGCATTGAAGCCAAGTCTTACAGTGTGGGTGCCAGCGGGAGCTCATCCAG GAAAAGACATCGGTCCCGAGAGAGGTCACCAAGCCGGTCCCGGGAAAGCAGCAGGAGGCACCGGGACCTGCTTCATAACGAAGATCGGCATGATGATTATTTCCAAGAAAGGAACCGAGAGCACGAGAGACACCGGGATAGAGAACGGGACCGGCACCACTGA
- the TMEM216 gene encoding transmembrane protein 216 isoform X1 produces the protein MQFPWGPKMAPRGKRLSSTPLEILFFLNGWYYATYFLLELFIFLYKGLLLPYPAANLVLDVVMLFLYLGIEVIRLFFGTKGNLCQRKMPLGISVALTFPSAMMASYYLLLQTYVLRLEAIMNSILLFFCGSELLLEVLTLAAFSSMDRL, from the exons ATGCAGTTTCCATGGGGACCGAAGATGGCGCCGCGAG GTAAACGGTTGTCCTCTACCCCCCTGGAAATCCTGTTCTTTCTGAACGGGTGGTATTATGCTACCTATTTCCTGCTGGAACTCTTCATATTTCTGTATAAAG GTCTCCTGCTACCATATCCAGCAGCCAATCTAGTACTGGATGTGGTGATGCTCTTCCTTTATCTCGGAATTGAAGTAATTCGACTATTTTTTG GTACAAAGGGAAACCTCTGCCAACGAAAGATGCCACTTGGTATTAGTGTGGCCTTGACCTTCCCATCTGCCATGATGGCCTCCTATTACCTGCTGCTGCAGACCTACGTGCTCCGCCTGGAAGCCATCATGAACAGCATCTTGCTCTTCTTCTGTGGCTCAGAGCTGCTGCTTGAGGTGCTCACCCTGGCCGCTTTCTCCAG TATGGACAGGCTTTGA
- the CPSF7 gene encoding cleavage and polyadenylation specificity factor subunit 7 isoform X2, with protein sequence MSEGVDLIDIYADEEFNQDPEFNNTDQIDLYDDVLTATSQPSDDRSSSTEPPPPVRQEPSPKPNNKTPAILYTYSGLRNRRAAVYVGSFSWWTTDQQLIQVIRSIGVYDVVELKFAENRANGQSKGYAEVVVASENSVHKLLELLPGKVLNGEKVDVRPATRQNLSQFEAQARKRIPPRAHSRDSSDSADGRATPSENLVPSSARVDKPPSVLPYFNRPPSALPLMGLPPPPIPPPPPLSSSFGVPPPPPGIHYQHLMPPPPRLPPHLAVPPPGAIPPALHLNPAFFPPPNATVGPPPDSYMKASAPYNHHGSRDSGPPPSTVSEAEFEEIMKRNRAISSSAISKAVSGASAGDYSDAIETLLTAIAVIKQSRVANDERCRVLISSLKDCLHGIEAKSYSVGASGSSSRKRHRSRERSPSRSRESSRRHRDLLHNEDRHDDYFQERNREHERHRDRERDRHH encoded by the exons ATGTCAGAAGGAGTGGACTTGATAGATATATACGCTGACGAGGAGTTCAATCAG GACCCAGAGTTCAACAATACAGATCAGATTGACCTGTATGATGACGTGTTGACAGCCACCTCACAGCCCTCAGATGACAGAAGCAGCAGCACTGAGCCACCTCCTCCTGTTCGCCAGGAGCCATCTCCCAAGCCCAATAACAAGACCCCTGCAATTCTGTACACCTACAGTGGCCTGCGTAATAGGCGAGCTGCTGTCTATGTGGGCAGTTTCTCCTGG TGGACCACAGACCAGCAGCTGATCCAGGTTATTCGCTCTATAGGAGTCTATGATGTGGTGGAGTTGAAATTTGCAGAGAATCGAGCAAATGGCCAATCCAAAGG gtaTGCTGAGGTGGTGGTAGCCTCTGAAAACTCTGTCCACAAATTGTTGGAACTTCTGCCAGGAAAAGTTCTTAATGGAGAAAAAGTAGATGTGAGGCCGGCCACCCGCCAGAACCTGTCACAGTTTGAGGCACAGGCTCGGAAAC GAATACCTCCACGGGCCCACTCCCGAGATTCTAGCGATTCTGCTGATGGACGGGCCACACCCTCTGAGAACCTTGTACCCTCATCTGCCCGTGTGGATAAGCCCCCCAGTGTGCTGCCCTACTTCAATCGCCCTCCTTCAGCCCTTCCCCTGATgggtctgcccccacccccaattccacccccaccacctctcTCCTCAAGCTTTGgggtccctcctcctcctcctggcatCCACTACCAGCATCTCATGCCCCCTCCTCCTCGATTACCTCCTCATCTGGCTGTACCTCCCCCTGGGGCCATCCCACCTGCCCTACACCTCAATCCAGCCTTCTTCCCCCCACCAAATGCCACAGTGGGGCCTCCACCAGATTCTTACATGAAAGCCTCGGCACCCTACAACCACCATGGCAG CCGAGATTCGGGCCCTCCGCCCTCTACAGTGAGTGAAGCAGAATTTGAAGAGATCATGAAGCGGAACAGAGCAATTTCCAGCAGTGCCATTTCCAAAGCCGTATCTGGAGCCAGTGCAG GGGATTATAGTGACGCGATTGAGACGCTGCTCACAGCCATTGCTGTTATCAAACAGTCCCGGGTCGCCAATGATGAACGTTGCCGTGTCCTCATCTCCTCTCTTAAGGACTGTCTTCATGGCATTGAAGCCAAGTCTTACAGTGTGGGTGCCAGCGGGAGCTCATCCAG GAAAAGACATCGGTCCCGAGAGAGGTCACCAAGCCGGTCCCGGGAAAGCAGCAGGAGGCACCGGGACCTGCTTCATAACGAAGATCGGCATGATGATTATTTCCAAGAAAGGAACCGAGAGCACGAGAGACACCGGGATAGAGAACGGGACCGGCACCACTGA